The nucleotide window gataacgcttcgccggaaaatctcaaaatcacggctccaaactcctaccctaggtataacaccctatttggagccacttttgttcttggacctactccaaaaagtggccggaaatggccgatcacggcggctgaagttttggccgattttcaattcgaaaatcgagtgatctagaGATCGAATCGATTAAAACCCAACCAgcaggcagctagaacagctcgagaggttcaagatccatacctgggtcgacgaaaatggtggccggaggagggagatcgatgGCGTTGAAGTTTCGATGACCTCCCGGcggttttctgcattttccgGCCAGCACAGGCCGCGTCGCCAGCGGGGAACGGTCGGGGAAGGAAGGGGACGTCGTCCCGGTcgttttggtaccggccccgcCCACAGCCGTGGTCGGTGACCGGAGATAcgaggagagaaagagagagagccgacgggagagagagagaagtcgcgggagagagagagagagagagagagagagagagagagagagagagagagagagagagagagagagagagagagaaaccagattttataaaaaatcccattttgaaatatttacgattatgccactggacttcttttgaccatatctctctcgttacaactccgattcgagcccactacgtgtctatgaactcgtctcagtacgacctatccaaaaatactagtcactgccccaaactctctccggttaaaaatatgaccaaaatgcccttaaataattaaataattaaataagggttaaatttggggtcggggtgttacaacaTCGGACCAGCCACGTCATCACTTAACACCTCCACTAACTGTCTGACTAATGGAGTGACTCAATTATATGTTTTACAAAAGGTCGGGTACGTCaatgaaaaatttaaaaggtcTAGTACTAATTTGAAACGAACCCTAACGATTGGGTACTTTTATATAGTTAATCCAATAAACTAACATGGGAAAAAATTTATGCAATTAAATACAATTTGGATAAATAAACATGGCTCCACTATTGGCCATATTATAGCTGCCCCAATCTAAAATAAACTAGAATGAGGATACAAACATTTTGCTCTCTTTCATATTTCCTCGCTAAATAATCTACTAACAAGAATTTTtagataaataaaagaatttctaGTCCCTATTAGCGATCTTTCTTTCATGATACAACTAGCTAAGAGTCTCTTCCCTTCAATAGATCTTCATACCCTagttagaagaaaaagaatattgttattttaacaCCTTTTCAAGTTCCTTATACCAGCAATTAAATTCTTGGcagaaatatataattattatatgCTCCCAACGGAAGCTAATGGCATATAGTATAGCCTTTCTtcctttggttttattttctaGGGTTTGAAGTGGAATAAGAAGGAGAAAGGATGGTTAGGGAATTAAAGTTTGGTGATGCATATCCTCCCCATAAATCCCGGATGGATATCACAACACAAATCCTCCCCGTATAAGATTTAGCTTCCAATTGCCCTAAtactcctatatatataggaatggaaggaagaagacTCTCACAAAACCCCAAGAAACTCATTACAGAATCGCCTCCTCCATATTAAAGAATCCAACACCAACACCCTCTCTCTGCCAACCAGCCTACATACGCACTTTCTTTCCATTCCAAGACACCAAGATCATCTTTAATCTTCTCTTCTCAACAAAAGTCGAAGAGGAACCTGCTACATAGCTTATATATGGCACCTTGTGAGTCTGTTGTTAATCTTCCAGTTGGTTTTAAATTTCGTCCAAGAGATGATCAGCTATTgggatattatcttcttaacaAGGTTCGTGGCACATCCTTTATGTATGACAATGTTATTCCAGAAATGGATCTTTATGGCAAGATCGAGCCATGGGATATATGGCATGAATATGGTGGACGCAACTTAGCCAAAAGTGAAGACCTTTATTTCTTCACCAAATTGAAGAGCCTGAGTGACAAGGACTCCCGCGTGGCTCGCACGATAGGGTCCGGGACATGGAAAGGTGAGAACTCAGGGACCCCAGTCAGTGATCCGAAGAATGAGGAGAACGATTTAGGTATATGGAAAAGGTTTCATTATGAAAACCCTAAATCTGTTCAAGACGGTTGCTGGATTATGCACGAGTACAGCCTTCACCCTTCATTGGTGAAGCCCAAACCAAACTCAACCGATCAGTTTGTGCTGTGCCGGATTCGAAAGAATGACAAGGGGAAGAGAAAGTTGAGAACTGCAGAAGAGGATAATGAAACTGACAATCCAGTACAATCTCAAAATAAGAGGCAAAGGCCGCAACAAGTGACTAGCTTTGAGGAACTTATTGGTAATTGCACTCCCATGTCTGATGCTGCTGGAGTTGGTGGGAGTATTTCATACTTGCCAACTGAACTCACTCAATCTCAGCCCGACAGCTCTTTTGCATACGCAACAACTGTGGTCTCTTCCCAAGCTAGGGCAAACTATACTGATGACGTCAGCCAATTTCATGGTGGCGGTGATGGCGATGCCCTAATGAACGATTTCTCACATTTGGACACCGCACAACCACTCACGGAACAAGCCTTGGGGTCGTACGCAGTTTGTAACCAAGAGAGGGCGTCAGATGTTTATGAGACTCAACAAGGCCTGGGCCTCACTGACTATAATATTGGATATTGGCCTAGTCCATTTGGTAGTGAAGAAGACCAAGTCAATGCGCCCGACTTCTCGATGGATTATGATTTACTCAACCACTTGATCAACTGTGATGATGATAATGACGGTCCGCGGCAATCTTCCACAGCACAGTTTATGGGAATGGGAATGGAGAACACTTCTACTGCAATTAGTGAAGCTAATATGGTCATCATAGATTGACCAATTAAGTAATGTACATGTACCACGTTTACAATCaatcaatatttttcttcactgGGTtgaaattagattaaatttatGTATGTTTCTACAAGTAATATAGAAAATGCAGGTTCTTCGGTTTTGTGGATAGCCGGATCACTTTGCTGTCTGTTATAAAAAGTTTAGAGATCAAAATGCAAGTAGCCAAATATCATACCACTTCGGTGTCTGTTATCAGATATACGAGGCCAATttccttcttcatttttttattgttgttggaGCTCTGCAAACAAAAGCTATTTTATATCAGGAGGATTTATTTTACTCTGGAGTTATCAAAGGCCTGTGGTCAAAGTGTCCCTGAAAGTCGTGGTACAGAACTTCGttgaaaaattatatagaTTGGGGTTGAATCATTTAACACTATTATTACCCTTCATTAtgagaaaaattgaattaatttttcttgacgATGGGTTTGCATGTTCATGATTTTGTAATTGATCACATAGGAGGAATTTGAATAAAGAAGTGTCTCTGGTTTACTTCGAAAGAACATTTTATTCTGTTTATATTGATCAAATGTCTCTGGT belongs to Prunus persica cultivar Lovell chromosome G4, Prunus_persica_NCBIv2, whole genome shotgun sequence and includes:
- the LOC18780224 gene encoding NAC domain-containing protein 45 yields the protein MAPCESVVNLPVGFKFRPRDDQLLGYYLLNKVRGTSFMYDNVIPEMDLYGKIEPWDIWHEYGGRNLAKSEDLYFFTKLKSLSDKDSRVARTIGSGTWKGENSGTPVSDPKNEENDLGIWKRFHYENPKSVQDGCWIMHEYSLHPSLVKPKPNSTDQFVLCRIRKNDKGKRKLRTAEEDNETDNPVQSQNKRQRPQQVTSFEELIGNCTPMSDAAGVGGSISYLPTELTQSQPDSSFAYATTVVSSQARANYTDDVSQFHGGGDGDALMNDFSHLDTAQPLTEQALGSYAVCNQERASDVYETQQGLGLTDYNIGYWPSPFGSEEDQVNAPDFSMDYDLLNHLINCDDDNDGPRQSSTAQFMGMGMENTSTAISEANMVIID